A single region of the Verrucomicrobiota bacterium genome encodes:
- the rfbB gene encoding dTDP-glucose 4,6-dehydratase has translation MRIFVTGGAGFIGSNFILQVLSKKSVLDVKKLINFDKLSYAGNLDNLSSIKHDTRYCFVEGDICDQELVSSLFEDYDITHVVNFAAESHVDRSIEGPEAFIRTNVIGTLRLLQAFKELCAKEKADNTQRKFLHVSTDEVYGTLCANDPAFSETNPYLPNSPYAASKAASDHLVRSYFHTFGLPVVTTNCSNNYGPYQFPEKLIPLMILNALEGKDLPIYGDGKNVRDWLHVEDHCQAIATVLLDGKEGETYNIGGNSEMTNLEVVDTICTSLDKLKPKDSGSYLDQKTFVKDRPGHDRRYAINATKIEKDLGWIPRWNFANGIKNTIEWYLAHQDWCQKISNQTYNRKRLGLVEQKVDNA, from the coding sequence ATGAGAATTTTTGTAACAGGTGGAGCAGGTTTTATAGGCTCTAACTTCATCTTACAAGTGTTGAGCAAAAAATCCGTTCTCGATGTAAAAAAACTGATTAATTTCGATAAGCTCAGTTATGCTGGCAACTTAGATAACCTCAGCTCGATCAAGCATGATACACGCTACTGCTTTGTTGAGGGAGATATCTGTGATCAAGAATTGGTGAGTTCCCTCTTTGAGGATTATGACATTACCCACGTTGTTAATTTTGCTGCGGAATCCCATGTTGATCGATCAATCGAAGGCCCGGAAGCATTTATTCGAACAAATGTCATTGGCACCCTCAGGCTCCTACAAGCTTTTAAAGAACTTTGTGCTAAAGAGAAGGCAGATAATACTCAAAGGAAGTTTTTACATGTCTCGACCGATGAAGTGTACGGGACCTTATGCGCAAATGATCCTGCATTTTCCGAAACCAACCCCTATTTGCCCAATAGTCCCTATGCAGCTTCTAAAGCAGCTAGCGATCATTTGGTACGTTCCTATTTTCACACGTTCGGTCTACCGGTTGTCACAACAAACTGCTCAAATAATTATGGCCCCTACCAATTTCCCGAGAAACTCATACCCCTGATGATCCTGAATGCCTTGGAAGGAAAAGATCTCCCCATTTATGGCGATGGAAAGAATGTCCGAGATTGGCTTCACGTTGAAGACCATTGCCAAGCCATTGCTACTGTTTTACTAGATGGGAAAGAAGGAGAAACCTATAACATAGGAGGAAACTCTGAAATGACTAACCTAGAGGTTGTCGATACCATATGCACCAGTCTAGATAAACTAAAACCCAAGGATTCGGGATCCTATCTAGATCAAAAAACCTTTGTCAAAGACCGTCCAGGGCATGATCGCCGCTATGCCATCAATGCTACCAAAATCGAAAAAGATCTTGGCTGGATACCACGATGGAATTTTGCCAATGGGATCAAGAATACGATTGAATGGTACCTTGCCCACCAAGATTGGTGTCAAAAGATTTCTAATCAAACTTATAATCGCAAACGCCTAGGTCTGGTTGAGCAGAAAGTTGATAACGCATGA
- a CDS encoding type II secretion system protein, whose product MIYMLVMQAKVKSGFTILELVVVAGIVLVLTSVLFPLLRSFPDHMSRESAVSTLLQTFERARVDALRLQTRTYVGFAGNHFGKEAFRQRGFITFRDALPEDETNNTFIALSKWQLLPRGIYFKEDKKSLLGSYAIHPDSSIPYGEGVLYAVVFNSAGIIENPIETSHLRLLLLEDKDFPAEFSKTHVKGKVFTTLVLNRFTGRAHVERATEEEALEVLATNL is encoded by the coding sequence GTGATATACATGCTTGTGATGCAAGCAAAGGTAAAATCAGGTTTTACAATTCTCGAGCTAGTGGTAGTTGCAGGCATTGTGTTGGTTTTGACTTCTGTGTTGTTTCCGTTGTTGAGAAGTTTTCCTGATCACATGAGCAGGGAAAGTGCAGTAAGCACTTTGTTACAAACGTTTGAGAGGGCGCGCGTGGATGCTCTTCGCTTACAGACGAGGACCTATGTCGGCTTTGCAGGAAATCATTTTGGCAAGGAAGCGTTTAGGCAGCGAGGTTTCATCACATTTCGTGATGCTTTACCTGAAGATGAAACCAATAACACATTTATAGCCTTATCTAAATGGCAGTTATTGCCCAGGGGCATCTATTTTAAGGAGGATAAGAAATCATTATTAGGCTCGTACGCTATTCATCCTGATAGTTCGATTCCATATGGTGAGGGAGTTTTATACGCTGTAGTCTTCAATAGTGCAGGTATTATTGAAAACCCTATTGAAACCAGCCATCTTAGGTTATTGCTTCTAGAAGATAAGGATTTTCCGGCCGAATTTAGTAAAACTCATGTAAAAGGAAAGGTTTTCACGACGTTAGTCTTAAATCGCTTCACAGGTAGGGCTCATGTAGAAAGGGCAACTGAGGAGGAAGCTCTAGAGGTGCTGGCCACGAACTTGTAG
- a CDS encoding prepilin-type N-terminal cleavage/methylation domain-containing protein, protein MKSKRGITLVELMVVIALLAFLTLTLLSFFTHITKIWRHNQKQSDAFLEGQAALSFMTKDLRGLYVNQSLPFYLNNVGAVKLDADLPPKNAGDMIFFLSTHPANGQDHRGNKSDLCSIGYYLSYSQPNKSYSLHRYFKSSDKTWSNQGSGISYGIFHFLINKSNLFCPASDRRGYDDVLAVNIIDFFIKAYRQDLTEMDQGAFFEKPSFFEISLTAYGARDVGKFSSQEDWHRPREFGRESLGEKFMLRVGY, encoded by the coding sequence ATGAAAAGTAAGAGAGGTATTACTCTTGTTGAGTTGATGGTAGTTATCGCACTACTCGCTTTTCTTACTTTAACACTTCTAAGCTTCTTTACACACATCACCAAGATCTGGAGGCATAATCAAAAACAATCAGATGCTTTTCTTGAGGGACAAGCGGCACTGTCATTTATGACAAAAGATTTAAGGGGCCTGTATGTCAATCAGTCTTTACCCTTTTATCTAAATAATGTTGGAGCTGTAAAACTGGACGCTGACTTACCTCCAAAGAATGCTGGAGATATGATATTTTTTCTTAGCACCCATCCGGCAAACGGACAAGATCATCGAGGCAATAAAAGTGATCTCTGCTCTATCGGTTATTATTTGTCTTATAGTCAGCCAAATAAGTCTTACAGCTTACATCGCTACTTCAAAAGCAGTGATAAAACTTGGAGTAACCAGGGGAGCGGTATTAGTTACGGCATTTTTCATTTTTTAATTAATAAGTCAAATTTATTCTGTCCTGCTTCCGATCGAAGAGGATATGATGATGTATTGGCCGTAAATATTATTGATTTTTTTATCAAAGCTTACCGTCAGGATTTAACTGAAATGGATCAAGGTGCTTTTTTTGAAAAACCTAGCTTCTTTGAGATTTCATTAACGGCTTACGGTGCCAGGGATGTTGGAAAATTTTCCAGTCAAGAGGATTGGCATCGACCGAGAGAGTTTGGGAGGGAATCTTTAGGCGAGAAATTCATGCTGAGGGTAGGATACTAG
- a CDS encoding O-antigen ligase family protein translates to MSREELLAWYHRMSFLFQMHTWVFVVSSSAVIITLGGYFGGMHNEPFLLPLMGLGILLWLNIILVITCRLKLKRPLGDGIDLGVLLFVAYASWSCLFYSEAKYAARTEFIWILNYAAFFFNARYALKDRNYFLPVLVIIILVSLANVAFGFMHLGHHSYLIWDHLRPEQYQERMSGFFGCPNHFGNFCAMAYLGALIIGLNKRIPWLIRILFLYFAVMATVGIVFSGSRGSYLAWFFGTIVLAALLFNRVRIPAWAKITVLASLGIVVFFFVTSNELFMKRISRAHFKDIRVTLIEDGLKIWKTEPYLGTGAAEFDFQHQRIRGPKYQSRAKYTHNDYINTLSDYGMVGLILISAFVSVVLWTLLKTIKSRRSSEGQLYAKLGIALLFLMGVHELVDFNLHIPVNAISFFCLLGFCLVKGKEKTSDFTKLGYGMSSLILLVSVVSSAMIIKMVSSRFQGLQGYPKAEETLLLMPPEDVEALGDSILNADPYAYKRLEGVGDYFRFKASQTNKKIRLTQKQPIEVRSIFVPALEKERDELGDKALKFYNYAHKANTLDDRFIVKKARIYTVLGKYDKAEPLYQTALKLRKTNRYFYRLYALHLVKSGNLKKAKTILKKSLGFPPPQIHLDEAERTEIDLIKKMLGELNRISKAER, encoded by the coding sequence TTGAGTCGTGAAGAGTTGCTGGCATGGTATCACCGGATGTCGTTTTTGTTTCAGATGCATACTTGGGTTTTTGTGGTTTCAAGTAGCGCAGTCATCATAACGTTGGGCGGTTATTTTGGCGGCATGCATAATGAGCCATTTTTGCTGCCGTTGATGGGGTTAGGTATTCTGCTCTGGTTAAATATTATACTGGTTATCACTTGTCGCCTAAAACTCAAAAGGCCTCTTGGCGATGGCATAGACTTGGGAGTCCTTCTCTTTGTTGCATATGCATCATGGTCATGCTTATTCTATTCAGAAGCAAAGTACGCAGCTCGTACGGAATTCATCTGGATTTTAAACTATGCTGCCTTTTTTTTTAATGCTCGTTATGCTCTTAAAGATCGCAACTATTTTCTGCCTGTTTTAGTGATCATCATCCTTGTTTCTTTAGCAAATGTAGCTTTTGGTTTTATGCACTTGGGCCACCATTCCTATCTCATTTGGGATCATTTAAGGCCTGAACAATATCAGGAGAGAATGTCAGGTTTTTTTGGATGCCCCAACCATTTTGGAAATTTTTGTGCCATGGCCTACTTAGGCGCGTTAATCATAGGGCTCAATAAGCGTATACCTTGGCTTATACGCATTCTTTTTCTCTACTTTGCGGTTATGGCCACAGTCGGTATCGTTTTTTCCGGTTCTCGCGGAAGTTACTTGGCTTGGTTTTTCGGAACAATAGTTCTCGCTGCACTACTCTTTAATCGTGTTCGTATCCCAGCATGGGCGAAAATCACAGTTCTGGCGAGTCTTGGCATCGTTGTCTTTTTCTTTGTGACTTCAAATGAGCTCTTTATGAAAAGGATTTCTCGAGCACATTTTAAGGACATACGTGTAACACTCATCGAAGATGGCTTAAAGATCTGGAAAACGGAGCCTTACTTAGGCACGGGTGCAGCCGAGTTCGACTTTCAACATCAACGTATCAGAGGGCCAAAATACCAAAGTCGGGCTAAATATACTCATAACGATTACATCAATACCCTTTCTGATTATGGTATGGTCGGTTTAATATTAATAAGCGCTTTTGTCTCTGTAGTTCTATGGACTTTGTTGAAGACGATCAAGAGTCGTCGAAGTAGCGAAGGCCAACTTTATGCCAAGCTAGGTATAGCCTTACTCTTTCTAATGGGAGTACATGAGCTTGTGGATTTCAACTTACACATCCCTGTGAATGCTATTTCGTTTTTTTGTCTGCTAGGGTTTTGCTTGGTTAAAGGTAAAGAAAAAACAAGTGACTTCACAAAGTTGGGTTATGGGATGAGCAGCTTGATCTTATTGGTCTCGGTGGTTTCGAGCGCCATGATCATTAAGATGGTCTCATCCAGATTTCAAGGATTGCAAGGTTATCCAAAAGCCGAAGAAACCTTGTTACTCATGCCTCCAGAAGATGTTGAAGCTTTAGGAGATTCCATACTCAATGCAGATCCATATGCTTATAAGCGCTTAGAAGGGGTTGGAGACTATTTTAGGTTCAAAGCGTCGCAGACAAATAAAAAGATAAGGCTTACCCAAAAACAACCCATAGAAGTACGTAGCATTTTTGTTCCCGCCTTGGAAAAGGAGCGCGATGAATTAGGTGACAAAGCTTTAAAATTTTATAATTACGCGCATAAAGCAAATACATTGGATGATCGGTTCATTGTTAAGAAAGCCAGGATTTATACTGTATTGGGAAAATATGATAAGGCAGAGCCTCTTTACCAGACTGCTCTTAAATTGAGAAAAACAAATCGCTATTTTTACCGGCTCTATGCCCTTCACCTTGTGAAATCAGGTAACTTGAAAAAAGCAAAAACTATCCTTAAAAAGTCATTAGGATTTCCTCCCCCCCAAATCCATCTAGATGAAGCTGAGAGGACTGAAATTGATCTTATCAAAAAGATGCTTGGGGAACTAAATAGGATTTCCAAAGCAGAGCGCTAA